Proteins encoded together in one Triticum urartu cultivar G1812 unplaced genomic scaffold, Tu2.1 TuUngrouped_contig_8979, whole genome shotgun sequence window:
- the LOC125532076 gene encoding uncharacterized protein LOC125532076, with amino-acid sequence MEMALLRSYAPSMALSFRICGPLPQQPLWLRHRARGGLLVSHGDYPPDHQGVLLCCRSVASAATKRSVLAWPQYSPAVRTGCHREPSFPKDLLQLFVRAQGRTFCFAPYLIEAGNQPKNVLTFYKACNILTGDPCPKAMLECLRFLLATDVEIYRRRCNARHLSKAVLSVGKKSHELVLGLDVLEKWLRVTELLLQKAPEDVRAELCSKLSHHGNGKTSLERIRDDGGCADEVRELAKCVLTKLRSPK; translated from the exons ATGGAAATGGCTCTCCTTAGAAGCTATGCCCCATCCATGGCGCTTTCATTCCGCATCTGTGGTCCACTGCCTCAGCAGCCGCTGTGGCTCCGTCACCGTGCTAGAGGAGGATTGTTGGTGTCTCACGGTGATTACCCTCCAGACCACCAG GGTGTACTCTTGTGTTGCCGGTCTGTGGCGTCGGCGGCCACTAAGCGCTCGGTCCTCGCCTGGCCGCAGTACTCACCGGCGGTGAGAACTGGGTGCCACAGGGAGCCATCATTCCCAAAAGATCTGCTGCAACTCTTTGTTCGCGCACAAGGACGAACGTTTTGTTTCGCCCCTTACCTCATTGAAGCAGGAAACCAGCCCAAAAATGTTCTAACGTTCTACAAGGCATGCAACATACTCACGGGGGACCCTTGTCCGAAAGCGATGCTGGAATGCCTCAGGTTTCTCCTTGCCACCGACGTGGAGATCTACCGTAGGAGATGCAACGCACGTCACCTCTCCAAGGCCGTGCTGTCTGTCGGCAAAAAATCACACGAACTCGTCCTTGGCCTCGACGTGTTAGAAAAATGGCTGAGAGTGACGGAGCTGCTGCTACAGAAGGCTCCTGAAGATGTCAGGGCCGAACTTTGTAGTAAACTCTCACACCACGGGAACGGGAAAACCAGCTTGGAGAGGATCCGAGATGATGGCGGATGTGCTGACGAGGTGCGCGAACTAGCAAAATGTGTTCTCACGAAACTACGCTCTCCCAAGTAG